The DNA region GACGCCGGCATCTTCTTCGAGCGCTACCGCCGCTACTTCCGCTTCACGGAACGCGAGATGGACGAGCGGCGCGACGGCATTCACATCGACCACCTGCCCGGGCCCCTCAAGCCCTTCACGAAACAGGTGTTCAGCGACGCCGGCATCAAACTCATGCGGCAACTCGGCGTGCCGCGCAAACTCGGGGAGGACAACCGCCGGCTGGTGGCCGGCAGCCCCCTGCTGCTGGCCGTGCTGCTGGACCGCACCGAGTACGTGCCGGAGCAGCTGTCCGGGTTTTACAGCGTGTTCGGCATGGGCGCGGCCATGGAGAACATCTGGAACGCCGTGGGCGCCCTGAACATGGGCATCCAGTTCATCAGCACGCCCATGGAGATCCCCCGGCAGTGGCAGGCCATCCAGACGCTGCTGCGCGTCCCGGACGACCTCGCGCTGATGGCGGTGTACCGCCTGGGGTACCTGCCGGACGGGGAGAAGCGCCCCACCATCGACTGGAGCAGCCGGCACCGCAAGCGGCTGGAGCAGTTCGTGAGCCGCGACACCTGCGACGTGCCCGAACGCGACGCCTGACCCACCGCCTTAACCGAAGCTTCAGGCAAGCCCTCACCGGTCCCCGCCCTGCCGGGCCAGAATGCTGCCTGGAGGTCATGCAACATGACGGAACAACCGAACGCGCCCGCCCGCGGCGCTGCCGTGCCCAGCGCCGCCCAGAGCGGCACCTTCCGCATCGGCGGGGATCTGGAGGTCAACCGCCTGGGCTTCGGCGCCATGCGCATCACCGGCGAAGGCGTCTGGGGCGACCCGGCCGACCCGGAAGGCGCCCTGGACACCCTGCGCCGCCTGCCCGAACTGGGCGTGAACTTCATCGACACCGCCGACAGCTACGGCCCGGCCGTGAGCGAGGAACTGATCCGCGAGGCCCTGCACCCCTACGACACCGTGGTCATCGCCACCAAGGGCGGCCTGACCCGCACCGGCCCGAACAAGTGGCCCCCCTGCGGCCGGCCCGAGTACCTCATCCAGCAGGCGCACCTCAGCCGCCGCCGCCTGGGCGTGGACCGCATCGACCTGTGGCAGTTGCACCGCATCGACCACAAGGTGCCCCGCGACGAGCAGTTCGCCGCCGTGCGGGAACTCATGGACAGCGGCGTGATCCTGCACGCCGGCCTGTCCGAGGTGAGCGTGGAGGACATCCAGGCCGCGCAGCAGGTGTTCCCGGTGTCCACCGTGCAGAACCTCTACAACCTCGTGAACCGCAAGTCCGAAGCGGTCCTGGACTACTGCGAGGCGGAGAACATCGGCTTCATTCCCTGGTACCCCCTCGCGGCCGGCAGCCTCTCCCGGCCCGGCAGCGTGCTGGACGAGATCGCCGCCCGCCTGAACGCAACGCCCTCGCAGGTGGCACTGGCCTGGGTGCTGCGCCGCAGCCCCGTGATGCTTCCCATCCCCGGCACCGGCAAGGTCCGGCACCTGGAGGAGAACGTGGCCGCCGCCGCCCTCACCCTCTCCGACGAGGATTTCCGCGCCCTGGACGCCCTGGGCCGCGTCGAGTGGGAAAACGGCCAGCAGGCCCGCGACTGAACCCCCCTTCCTCCGGCCAGGACTTGAAGATGCGTCCTGGCCCCCTGTCTGCCGGCGGCCGGCGTGCCTTTATGGCCCCTGAAGACAGCGTGGGCCGTGCCCCAGGCGACGTTTGCCCCGCCTCCGAGCAGGCATGATGCGCGGCATGCCCGTCACGCCCCCCCCGGTCATGCGTTCCCTCGTGACCGCCACGCCCCCGCACCAGGTCACGCAGGCCCAGGTGCGGGAGGCGGCCCGCACGCTGTTCCCCCGCATGGCCGCCCGGCAGACCCTGCTGGACGCCTTCGACAACGCCCGCATCGAGACCCGCTCCCTGGCCCGCCCGCTGGACTGGTACCTGGACCCGCGCGGTTTCGGGGAGAAGAACGCCACCTTCCTCACCGAGGCCCGCGCCCTGACCGAACAGGTGGCGCGCCAGGCCCTGGCGGACGCGCAACTCGCCCCTGAGGACGTGGACGCGGTCGTAATGGTGACCACCAGCGGCCTGAGCACCCCCAGCCTGGACGCCTGGCTGATCGAGAGGCTGGGCCTGAACCGGCACGCGGCGCGCCTGCCCGTGTGGGGTCTGGGCTGCGCGGGCGGCGCAGCCGGGCTGGCGCGTGCGGCGGACCTCGTCCGGGCCGGGCACCGCCGCGTGCTGTTCGTGGCGGTGGAACTGTGCAGCCTGACGCTGGTGCGCGGCGACGAATCCAAGAGCAACTTCGTGGGCACCGCGCTGTTCTCGGACGGTGCGGCGGCCGCCGTGGTCACCGCGCCGGACGTGCCCGGCCCCGCCCCGCGGCTGGCGCTGCACGGCGCGTACAGCACCCTGATCGAGGACAGCGAGGACATCATGGGCTGGGACGTGGTGGACGACGGCCTGAAGGTCCGGTTCAGCCGCGACATTCCCACCCTGGTGCAGGGCATGATGCGGGAGAACGTCGCGCAGGCCCTGGGCGCGCACGGCTGGACCCGGGACGACGTGCGGCACTTCGTGGTCCACCCCGGCGGCGTGAAGGTCATCGCGGCGTACGAGGCCGCCCTGGGCCTGCCCGGCGGAGCGCTGGATGCCAGCCGCGCCGTCCTGCGCGACTACGGGAACATGAGCAGCGTCACCGTGCTGTTCGTGCTGGAAGAAACCCTGCGCGGCGACCCGCACGGGCGGGGCCTGCTGAGCGCCATGGGCCCGGGCTTCAGCGCCGAGCACGTGTTGCTGGATTTCCACTGAGTGCGGGAATGAGAGAGCGGCGGGCCACTCAGGTCCGCCGCTCTCCTGACTGACCGGGGGCTATTCGAAGGCTTCCTCGCCGTCCACCTTCTTCTGCGCGTCGCTGGTGGCGCCGCTGGCCGGCCGGCCGCCGTCCTTCATGCTGCCGTACGTGGCCGGGTTCGGGCCATGCCCGGCATTCGGGCCGCTGAAGGCCTTCTCGGTGCCCGCCCGCCTCTGCGCGCCGGACGTGTGGTCCCCGGCGTGGGCGTTCTCGTCGCTGGCATCCGGGTAGATGCCCTGCGTCACGGCGTCCCCGGCGTGTTTCGGGGTGCCCTTGTTCCACTGCCCCTGGTCCAGGATGGTGTCCTGCGGGACGTTCGCGTGGGCCTCGCTGCCGGCCCGGCCTGGTCTGCCTTCGCCCATGTGGTCCTCCTGCGTGGCCCGGCGCCTCAGGAGCGCGGGGTGTCCGGGGTGCCGTTCAGCTCGTCGCCGAACTCCTCGGCATTCAGTTCGCTGCCGCCTTCCTCCTGCGGCCGGGGATCCAGGATGCTGGACACCTGCCCGGCCGGGTCGGTCGTGGCGGGGGTGGGCACGTCACTCACGTCCTCCGTGGTGAACTCGGTGATGCTGCGGTTCGCGCGTCCTTCTCCCATCGGGACCTCCTGCCGCGCTCAGCGGCGCTGATTGATCGGCTGGATGCCGTCGTGCTCGCCGGTCACGTCCTTCGGGGTCTGGTCCACCTGCCGGCCCTTCTCCAGCATGTCGGGCCGCTGGACGTCCTTGACGTCACTCAGGTCGTTCGTGTCCTTGTCGCCGCCCTCCTGGCCGGGGGCGCCGGGCTGCCGGGTGTGCTGGCTGTCATCGGTCATGAGCGAAACCTCCTCAGAGAAAGAAACGAAGTGCTGGGAACGACCCCAAGCCTAGGCCCGGCCACCGCGGATTGGGTGGGCCGGGCATTCACGCGGACTTGGGCATTGCCGCGCCCGGTCCTCACCGGCGGCCTTCCCGCTCCTCGTCGCCGAAGGTGACGGCCAGCCCCCGGATCAGCTGCTGCCGCTCGGCGTCCGTCAGTCTCGCTTCCGGGTGCAGGGGCAGGTAGGTGGGCTCCGGCATCTTGCCCCGGCGGACCTGCCCGGCCGCCTCGTCCGCGTCCCGGCCGAACCCGGGCACGTTCACGTTGAACTTCTGCCGGCCTTCCTGCACGTGCCGCTGCACCAGCCACGACACCGGGGCGACATTGCTGTACCACGGCCACCGCGTCTCGTTGCTGTGACAGTCGGCGCAGGCACGCGTGAACAGCGCCTGCGTGTCCGGGTCCACCCAGGCGGGCCGGACCTGCACGGGCGGGTTCGTGTGTGCCCGGCCGTACGGCACGAGCTGAACGAGCACGAACGCGGCCGCCAGGCCGCCCAGCAGGCGCAGCGGGGAAAGACGTCGGGCGGGAGCGGGGCGGGTCATATGGGCACCTCCAGGTGCGGGGTTACAGGCGGTGGGTGAGCAGGCGCAGGCCCATGAACACCACGAACACGGTGCCGCCCTCGTGCGCCACCACGCCCAGCGGCAGCGGCACCTTCCCGGCAATGGCGAGCGGCGCCACGATCAGGATCACCCCGAACGCGAAGGTCAGGTTGGTGATCACGGTGCGCCGCGCGGCCTTCGCCAGGGTCACGGCGCCGCCCAGCTTCCCCAGGTCGTTCTGCATCAGCACCACGTCTGCACTCTCGATGGCGACGTCCGTGCCGGACGCGACGGCCACGCCCAGGTCCGCGCGGGCCAGGGCGGGCGCGTCGTTCACGCCGTCCCCGACCATGGCGACCGGGCCGGGCAGTTCCCCGATGATGCGCAGCTTGTCCTCCGGCAGCAGGCCGGCCCGGTACTCGGTGAGGCCGGCCTCCTGCGCGACCGTGCGCGCCACCTCCTCCCGGTCGCCGGTGAGCATCACGCGGTGCGCCACGCCGCTGCCCTTCAGGTGCGCCAGAGCCTCGCGGATGTGGGGGCGCAGCGCGTCGGCCACGCCCATGATCCCGATGACGCGCCCGCCTACCCCCAGGATCACGCTGCTGCTGCCTTCCCGCCCGAGCCCCTCCAGGGCCGCCTGCTGCTGCGGCGTGAGTTGCGCGCCCTCCCGCCCGGCGAGGCGCAGGTTGCCCGCCCAGGCCAGCTCACCGGTGGGCAGCCGCGCCTCGATGCCCGCCCCGGGAAGGGCCTGCGCGTCCGTGACGGCCACGGGTGGCACGCCGCGTTCCCGGGCGGCCTGCACGATCGCC from Deinococcus ficus includes:
- a CDS encoding aldo/keto reductase yields the protein MTEQPNAPARGAAVPSAAQSGTFRIGGDLEVNRLGFGAMRITGEGVWGDPADPEGALDTLRRLPELGVNFIDTADSYGPAVSEELIREALHPYDTVVIATKGGLTRTGPNKWPPCGRPEYLIQQAHLSRRRLGVDRIDLWQLHRIDHKVPRDEQFAAVRELMDSGVILHAGLSEVSVEDIQAAQQVFPVSTVQNLYNLVNRKSEAVLDYCEAENIGFIPWYPLAAGSLSRPGSVLDEIAARLNATPSQVALAWVLRRSPVMLPIPGTGKVRHLEENVAAAALTLSDEDFRALDALGRVEWENGQQARD
- a CDS encoding nitroreductase family protein; amino-acid sequence: MDLIEGMLARRTTNGPFRPDPVSREHQHLLMRVAQAAPSHFNSQPWRFVLIENPATIQEIARISGESMTELIDAGIFFERYRRYFRFTEREMDERRDGIHIDHLPGPLKPFTKQVFSDAGIKLMRQLGVPRKLGEDNRRLVAGSPLLLAVLLDRTEYVPEQLSGFYSVFGMGAAMENIWNAVGALNMGIQFISTPMEIPRQWQAIQTLLRVPDDLALMAVYRLGYLPDGEKRPTIDWSSRHRKRLEQFVSRDTCDVPERDA
- a CDS encoding heme-binding domain-containing protein — protein: MTRPAPARRLSPLRLLGGLAAAFVLVQLVPYGRAHTNPPVQVRPAWVDPDTQALFTRACADCHSNETRWPWYSNVAPVSWLVQRHVQEGRQKFNVNVPGFGRDADEAAGQVRRGKMPEPTYLPLHPEARLTDAERQQLIRGLAVTFGDEEREGRR
- a CDS encoding type III polyketide synthase encodes the protein MPVTPPPVMRSLVTATPPHQVTQAQVREAARTLFPRMAARQTLLDAFDNARIETRSLARPLDWYLDPRGFGEKNATFLTEARALTEQVARQALADAQLAPEDVDAVVMVTTSGLSTPSLDAWLIERLGLNRHAARLPVWGLGCAGGAAGLARAADLVRAGHRRVLFVAVELCSLTLVRGDESKSNFVGTALFSDGAAAAVVTAPDVPGPAPRLALHGAYSTLIEDSEDIMGWDVVDDGLKVRFSRDIPTLVQGMMRENVAQALGAHGWTRDDVRHFVVHPGGVKVIAAYEAALGLPGGALDASRAVLRDYGNMSSVTVLFVLEETLRGDPHGRGLLSAMGPGFSAEHVLLDFH